In Vitis vinifera cultivar Pinot Noir 40024 chromosome 11, ASM3070453v1, a genomic segment contains:
- the LOC100264626 gene encoding early nodulin-93 isoform X2, with product MAKNVAGSPLERNGLASFDQKLAMAKRCSHEGVVAGAKAAVVASIATAIPTMASARWLPWAKANLNHTAQALIISTVAGAAYFIVADKTVLASARRNSLKKPCFSDV from the exons ATGGCAAAGAATGTGGCTGGGTCTCCCCTTGAGAGAAATGGGTTGGCCTCATTTGACCAAAAGCTGGCCATGGCCAAGCGCTGCTCTCATG AGGGCGTAGTTGCAGGAGCTAAGGCTGCAGTTGTTGCCAGCATTGCCACTGCCATACCCACT ATGGCTAGCGCAAGATGGCTGCCCTGGGCAAAGGCCAATCTCAATCACACTGCCCAAGCTCTCATCATCTCTACAG TGGCAGGAGCGGCCTATTTCATAGTTGCGGACAAGACAGTGTTGGCGTCGGCTCGCCGCAACTCCCTCAAGAAACCCTGCTTCTCCGACGTATGA
- the LOC100264626 gene encoding early nodulin-93 isoform X1, giving the protein MAKNVAGSPLERNGLASFDQKLAMAKRCSHEGVVAGAKAAVVASIATAIPTMASARWLPWAKANLNHTAQALIISTGWFTFLSFFVCLIVTKQKIKINKNKIRKMKPKNIYDNTCILIVTILLRL; this is encoded by the exons ATGGCAAAGAATGTGGCTGGGTCTCCCCTTGAGAGAAATGGGTTGGCCTCATTTGACCAAAAGCTGGCCATGGCCAAGCGCTGCTCTCATG AGGGCGTAGTTGCAGGAGCTAAGGCTGCAGTTGTTGCCAGCATTGCCACTGCCATACCCACT ATGGCTAGCGCAAGATGGCTGCCCTGGGCAAAGGCCAATCTCAATCACACTGCCCAAGCTCTCATCATCTCTACAGGTTGGTttacatttttatcattttttgtatgCCTCATAGTTACAAAACAAAAgatcaaaataaataagaataagatACGAAAAATGAAACCTAAGAATATATACGATAACACGTGCATTTTGATAGTGACAATATTACTAAGACTTTAA